Proteins from a single region of Struthio camelus isolate bStrCam1 chromosome W, bStrCam1.hap1, whole genome shotgun sequence:
- the LOC104150307 gene encoding adenosine 5'-monophosphoramidase HINT1: protein MADEISKAQAARPGGDTIFGKIIRKEIPANIIYEDEQCLAFHDISPQAPTHFLVVPKKPIVRLSEAEDSDESLLGHLMIVGKKCAANLGLTNGFRMVVNEGPEGGQSVYHVHLHILGGRQLGWPPG from the exons ATGGCTGACGAGATCAGCAAGGCGCAGGCCGCTCGGCCGGGCGGCGACACCATCTTCGGCAAGATCATCCGCAAGGAGATCCCCGCCAACATCATCTACGAGGACGAGCAG TGCCTTGCGTTTCATGATATTTCACCTCAAGCTCCAACACATTTCCTAGTGGTTCCTAAGAAGCCAATTGTCCGATTATCTGAAGCAGAAGACTCTGATGAATCT cttcttGGGCATTTAATGATTGTTGGCAAGAAGTGTGCTGCTAACCTGGGCCTGACCAATGGATTCCGGATGGTTGTGAATGAAGGGCCTGAGGGTGGGCAGTCTGTCTATCATGTACATCTCCATATTCTGGGTGGTCGTCAATTGGGCTGGCCTCCTGGCTAA